A stretch of Zootoca vivipara chromosome 13, rZooViv1.1, whole genome shotgun sequence DNA encodes these proteins:
- the LOC118095364 gene encoding keratin, type I cytoskeletal 24: MALSVHTGSSRQLSSYSVGGGGGGGSVRLSSGMGFSGGSKFAGGYSAGGYGGGSLSGGYGMGLGAGLGGGYGGGLGGGFGGGLGSGGYASGFASGMGGGFGGGEGGLLSGDEKQTMQNLNDRLANYLGKVHALEEANTELERKIKEWYAKYSTPDTSRDYSKYFSIIEDLRNQIVRHTIENAGVVLQIDNARLAADDFKLKYENELFLHQSVESDINGLRRVLDDLTMTRSDLELQIEGLNEELAYLKKNHEEELMSFRGITGGDVSVEMDAAPGIDLTKLLNEMRSQYEELADKNRREAEEQFNKQVGALRQEISANVDQLSTGKSEVTDLRRTLQGLELELQAQLAMKHSLEGTLAETERNYCDQLAQLQGQIAGLEEQLLQVRAEMENQNAEYQQLLGIKTRLEQEIETYRRLLDGEGGGFGSYGSSSHSSSMSYGGSGKESTKTRMVKTIVEEMVDGRVVSSQVKSVEEKPTK, translated from the exons ATGGCTCTCTCTGTCCACACTGGCTCTTCCCGACAGCTCTCCTCCTACAGTGTTGGCGGCGGGGGTGGCGGAGGGTCTGTCAGACTGTCTAGCGGCATGGGATTTAGTGGCGGCTCCAAGTTTGCCGGAGGCTACTCAGCAGGTGGTTACGGAGGAGGGAGCCTTAGTGGAGGATATGGAATGGGCTTGGGTGCAGGTCTGGGTGGTGGGTACGGAGGGGGCTTGGGGGGCGGTTTCGGGGGCGGCCTTGGCAGCGGTGGCTATGCGAGCGGCTTTGCGAGCGGCATGGGCGGgggctttgggggaggggaagggggtctCCTGAGTGGCGATGAGAAGCAGACCATGCAGAATCTCAACGACCGCCTTGCGAACTACCTGGGCAAAGTCCACGCTCTCGAGGAGGCCAATACAGAGCTGGAGCGCAAGATCAAGGAATGGTACGCAAAGTATAGCACTCCAGACACCAGCCGAGACTACAGCAAATATTTTAGCATCATCGAAGATCTTCGGAACCAA ATTGTTAGACACACCATTGAGAATGCTGGGGTCGTTCTGCAAATCGACAATGCTCGGCTGGCTGCTGATGATTTCAAACTTAA GTATGAGAACGAATTGTTCCTGCACCAGAGTGTGGAGAGTGACATCAatggcctgaggagagtcctgGATGACTTGACCATGACTAGGTCTGACCTCGAGTTGCAGATCGAAGGCTTGAATGAGGAGCTTGCCTACCTCAAGAAGAATCATGAGGAG GAACTGATGAGCTTCCGAGGCATAACCGGCGGAGACGTCAGCGTTGAAATGGATGCCGCTCCTGGAATTGACCTCACCAAGCTACTGAACGAGATGAGATCCCAGTATGAGGAGCTTGCAGACAAAAACCGAAGAGAGGCAGAAGAACAGTTCAACAAGCAG GTTGGAGCTCTGAGGCAGGAGATATCGGCCAACGTGGACCAGTTGAGCACGGGCAAGAGTGAAGTTACGGATCTGAGACGCACATTGCAAGGCCTGGAACTGGAACTGCAAGCCCAGCTTGCCATG AAACATTCCCTGGAGGGTACTTTGGCGGAAACAGAACGAAATTACTGCGACCAGCTCGCGCAATTACAGGGTCAGATCGCTGGCTTAGAGGAACAGCTTCTGCAGGTTCGGGCTGAGATGGAGAACCAGAATGCAGAATATCAGCAGCTGTTAGGCATCAAGACACGCCTGGAGCAGGAGATAGAGACCTACCGCCGCCTATTGGACGGAGAAGGGGG TGGTTTTGGGTCTTACGGATCTTCGAGCCATAGTAGTTCTATGAGTTATGGAGGCTCTGGCAAAG agTCAACGAAAACCAGAATGGTGAAGACGATTGTGGAAGAAATGGTTGATGGCAGAGTTGTTTCGTCCCAGGTCAAATCGGTTGAAGAGAAGCCGACTAAATAA
- the LOC118095363 gene encoding keratin, type I cytoskeletal 47 kDa codes for MSTRISTSSRRISSFVSGDGGAKMGSVGGGSMYGFGGGSMVGLGSGYGGAACSGFGGPSFASGVGFGGGSGFGGGAGFGGGAGFGSASVGGGGYGASYRSSSAVALGGGYGGGDSIFLAGAEKETMQNLNSRLANYLEKVRSLEEANAELELKIRHWYEKNGPGAPGVTRDYSKYHQIIEDLRNQIVNVTIDNANVVLQIDNARLAADDFRLKFENELFLRQSVEGDINGLRRVLDDLTMNRSDLEAQLESLTEELAYLKKNHEEEINLLRSSSTGDVTVEMNAAPGIDLTKLLNDMRAQYEDLAEQNRREAEEQFHKMSQPLQQQIYDDAGAVNSARNELIELKRSFQALEIELQSLLAKKASLEGTLHETEANYSSQLSQLQHQVSSIEEQLQQIRSETELQNSEYQQLLGIKTRLEMEIETYRRLLDGESFRSYEPKVQIREPLKTRVVKTIVEEVVDGKVVSSQVKSVEERATK; via the exons ATGTCTACTCGGATATCTACCTCCTCGAGGAGAATTTCTTCCTTTGTCAGTGGGGACGGAGGGGCCAAAATGGGCAGCGTTGGAGGAGGCAGTATGTACGGTTTTGGCGGGGGGTCCATGGTCGGACTAGGCAGTGGCTATGGAGGGGCTGCATGCAGTGGCTTTGGTGGACCTAGCTTTGCAAGCGGAGTTGGCTTTGGTGGGGGGTCTGGCTTTGGTGGCGGAGCTGGCTTTGGTGGCGGGGCTGGCTTTGGTAGCGCCTCCGTGGGAGGCGGTGGCTACGGAGCCAGCTACCGCTCCAGCTCAGCAGTGGCCTTGGGTGGTGGCTATGGAGGGGGAGACAGCAtcttcctggctggggctgaaaagGAGACCATGCAGAACCTCAACAGCCGCCTGGCAAACTACCTGGAAAAGGTGCGCTCTCTGGAGGAGGCGAATGCCGAGCTCGAGCTTAAGATCCGCCACTGGTATGAGAAGAATGGGCCCGGGGCTCCTGGAGTGACCCGCGATTACAGCAAATATCACCAGATCATCGAGGATCTTCGCAACCAG ATCGTCAATGTGACCATTGACAATGCCAATGTAGTCTTACAGATTGACAATGCTAGGCTGGCTGCTGATGACTTCAGACTGAA GTTTGAGAACGAGCTCTTCCTTCGCCAGAGTGTTGAAGGAGACATCAATGGCCTGCGCAGAGTGCTTGACGACTTGACCATGAACAGGTCTGACCTGGAGGCGCAGCTTGAAAGCCTCACAGAGGAACTAGCATACCTTAAGAAGAACCACGAGGAG GAAATTAACTTGCTGAGAAGTAGCTCTACGGGTGACGTCACAGTGGAAATGAACGCGGCTCCAGGAATAGACTTGACTAAGTTGCTGAACGACATGAGGGCGCAATATGAAGACCTCGCAGAACAAAATCGCAGAGAGGCGGAAGAACAGTTTCACAAAATG AGCCAACCACTGCAGCAACAGATCTACGATGACGCCGGTGCAGTAAACTCCGCCAGGAACGAGTTAATTGAGCTGAAACGCTCATTCCAGGCGTTGGAGATAGAGCTACAATCCCTTCTGGCTAAG AAAGCTTCTTTGGAAGGCACCTTGCATGAAACCGAAGCCAACTACAGCTCTCAGCTCTCACAGCTGCAGCACCAAGTGAGCAGCATCGAGGAGCAGTTGCAGCAGATCAGGTCTGAGACagagctgcaaaattcagagtaccAACAACTGCTGGGTATCAAGACACGACTGGAAATGGAAATTGAAACATACAGGCGCCTGCTTGATGGCGAGAG TTTCCGCTCTTACGAACCAAAAGTTCAAATCAGAG